One part of the Candidatus Borreliella tachyglossi genome encodes these proteins:
- the gatA gene encoding Asp-tRNA(Asn)/Glu-tRNA(Gln) amidotransferase subunit GatA has product MDLRNINLIKIRELVLTRQCKIYDIVLSYREQYESNKDMNGYIEFFDDSLELAKEYDVLLDRGEGRNLPLIGMPIAVKDNISIKDKNLTCASEILQGYVSPYDATVIKRLKDNGAILIGRTNMDEFAMGSSCEFSCYGATLNPLNKDYVVGGSSGGSSAVVAGCQAPFSLGSDTGGSVRLPASFSGIIGFKPSYGGLSRYGLVSYASSLDQIGFFANSVDDVALILQHTCGIDRLDATSIDIFTNPYPLLNKSLRGAKVAVIKELSEDLMEAEIACEFSKFKAGLLSKGVQIQEVSIKEVSYILSLYYSVSPVEASSNLARYTGLRYGKRINDDLSLSEFYFKHRSLFLREEVKRRIVLGNYLLSEGYDLKYYAKARRIIENLIVPKFDEVFNNFEYIITPTSFVKPFKIGENFDNPMKMYYSDVCTVIANLVGSPAISLPFAKDNKELPIGMQVIGQVKRDFELLNFSKNVIEELRLNGI; this is encoded by the coding sequence TTGGATTTAAGAAATATAAACTTAATCAAAATTAGGGAATTAGTGTTAACACGTCAGTGTAAGATTTATGATATTGTTCTCTCTTACAGAGAACAATATGAATCAAATAAGGATATGAATGGGTATATTGAGTTTTTCGATGATTCATTAGAATTAGCGAAAGAATATGATGTTCTATTGGATAGGGGTGAGGGACGGAATCTGCCTTTAATTGGCATGCCTATTGCTGTTAAGGATAATATTTCGATCAAAGATAAAAATTTAACTTGTGCTTCTGAAATTTTACAAGGTTATGTTTCGCCTTATGATGCAACTGTTATTAAGAGGCTTAAAGATAATGGTGCAATTTTGATTGGTAGAACTAATATGGATGAATTTGCAATGGGATCTTCTTGTGAGTTTTCTTGCTATGGGGCTACTCTTAACCCTTTAAACAAGGACTATGTTGTGGGTGGTAGTTCTGGTGGGTCTAGTGCTGTTGTTGCGGGATGTCAGGCTCCTTTTTCACTTGGTAGCGATACTGGAGGATCTGTTAGGCTCCCTGCATCCTTTTCTGGCATAATTGGGTTTAAGCCTTCTTACGGAGGTCTGTCTCGTTATGGACTTGTATCGTATGCGTCATCTCTTGATCAGATAGGATTTTTTGCTAACTCTGTTGATGATGTAGCTTTAATATTACAGCATACTTGTGGTATTGATAGGTTGGATGCTACTAGCATAGATATTTTTACAAATCCTTATCCATTGTTGAATAAATCTTTAAGAGGCGCAAAAGTAGCTGTCATTAAGGAACTTAGTGAAGATTTAATGGAGGCAGAGATTGCCTGCGAGTTTTCTAAATTTAAGGCTGGGCTTTTAAGTAAAGGTGTCCAAATACAGGAAGTTTCAATAAAGGAAGTTAGTTATATACTCTCTCTTTACTATTCAGTATCACCGGTTGAAGCTTCATCTAATCTTGCTCGCTATACTGGGCTTCGTTATGGGAAACGGATAAACGATGATTTGAGTCTTAGTGAGTTTTATTTTAAGCATAGAAGTTTGTTTTTAAGAGAAGAGGTAAAAAGGCGTATTGTGCTTGGGAATTATTTATTATCAGAAGGTTATGATTTAAAATATTATGCAAAGGCTCGCAGAATTATTGAAAATTTAATAGTTCCTAAGTTTGATGAGGTTTTTAATAATTTTGAATATATTATTACGCCTACAAGTTTTGTAAAGCCTTTTAAAATTGGTGAGAATTTTGATAATCCCATGAAAATGTATTATTCGGATGTATGTACTGTGATTGCAAATCTTGTGGGTTCTCCTGCAATTTCTCTCCCCTTCGCTAAAGACAATAAAGAATTACCCATTGGCATGCAGGTAATTGGGCAAGTTAAGAGAGATTTTGAGCTATTAAATTTTTCAAAAAATGTAATAGAGGAATTAAGATTAAATGGAATATAG
- the rpsI gene encoding 30S ribosomal protein S9, with amino-acid sequence MTKSNVKGINLAMGTGRRKSSVARVYIRDGKGEIKINSRDFGSYIQLENLRTIALSPLVLTNTLGKYNLYINIYGGGISGQAGAIRHGIARALYDLDEGHRVVLKSNGFLTRDSRKVERKKFGRKKARKSFQFSKR; translated from the coding sequence ATGACAAAGTCAAATGTTAAGGGTATTAATTTAGCAATGGGTACAGGAAGGAGAAAGTCTTCTGTTGCTAGGGTTTATATTAGAGACGGTAAGGGTGAGATTAAGATTAATAGTAGAGATTTTGGGTCTTATATTCAACTTGAAAATTTAAGGACAATTGCTTTGTCTCCATTGGTTTTAACAAATACTCTTGGAAAATATAATCTTTATATTAACATTTATGGGGGTGGCATTTCAGGTCAGGCTGGTGCTATTAGGCATGGCATTGCAAGAGCTCTTTATGATCTTGATGAAGGACATAGGGTGGTTTTAAAATCTAATGGATTTTTGACACGAGATTCAAGAAAGGTTGAGCGTAAAAAGTTTGGTAGGAAGAAAGCTAGAAAGAGCTTCCAATTTTCAAAAAGATAA
- a CDS encoding LolA family protein, whose amino-acid sequence MKRIILILYPCFIFAQVSANQYFEDIYSRYQNVEDMQAKISLNIKGLKQTGTLLYKFPDKFIVNLDSNSQVFASDGELLTVYVPSLGTSFRQQLVGGKGKSGFMQILNTEYSVSYTNSPNLEPLDESGGSSENFIKLTFSRRLYKGAATIDSFMIAFAQSGVIRKIVAYPTGSGREIVIDLLSVKFNVGIPESKFKYDPPKTSNKVDNFLYDVKKT is encoded by the coding sequence ATGAAGAGAATAATATTAATTTTATATCCGTGTTTTATTTTCGCTCAAGTGTCTGCCAATCAATATTTTGAGGATATTTATTCTAGGTATCAAAACGTAGAAGATATGCAGGCTAAGATTAGTCTTAATATAAAGGGACTAAAGCAAACGGGGACTCTGCTTTATAAGTTTCCAGATAAGTTTATTGTTAATCTAGATTCAAATAGTCAGGTTTTTGCGAGTGATGGGGAACTTTTGACTGTTTATGTTCCATCGCTTGGTACTTCTTTTAGGCAACAATTAGTTGGTGGGAAAGGTAAGAGTGGTTTTATGCAGATTTTAAATACTGAATATAGTGTATCTTATACTAATTCTCCCAATTTGGAACCTCTTGACGAATCTGGAGGGAGCTCTGAGAATTTTATAAAATTGACTTTTTCACGGCGACTCTATAAGGGAGCTGCTACAATTGATTCTTTTATGATTGCTTTTGCTCAAAGTGGCGTAATTAGAAAAATTGTTGCTTATCCTACAGGAAGTGGTAGAGAGATAGTTATTGATCTTTTATCTGTGAAGTTTAATGTTGGAATTCCTGAAAGTAAATTTAAGTATGACCCGCCAAAAACTTCAAACAAGGTGGATAATTTTTTGTATGACGTTAAAAAAACTTGA
- the gatC gene encoding Asp-tRNA(Asn)/Glu-tRNA(Gln) amidotransferase subunit GatC gives MKDIHLENSLKLSLLSLSESEEQKFVEKFRKTVEMLNRISELDVGNDLQEKTCQMSDLRNDESVPSLTIESIKKFSNLFLDGYFPSPKVLE, from the coding sequence GTGAAAGATATCCATTTAGAAAATAGTTTGAAATTGAGTTTATTAAGCTTAAGTGAAAGTGAAGAGCAGAAATTCGTTGAAAAGTTTAGAAAAACAGTTGAGATGTTAAATAGGATATCTGAACTCGATGTAGGAAATGATTTGCAAGAGAAAACATGCCAGATGTCTGATTTAAGGAATGATGAGAGTGTACCTTCTTTGACGATTGAATCTATTAAAAAATTTAGTAATTTATTTCTAGATGGATATTTCCCATCACCTAAGGTACTTGAATAG
- the gatB gene encoding Asp-tRNA(Asn)/Glu-tRNA(Gln) amidotransferase subunit GatB: MEYRLLIGLEVHVQLGLQTKAFCACRNDFGGIPNSRTCPTCLGLPGALPSVNKELINSAILAGHATNSRIRNIVKFDRKHYSYPDLPKGYQISQNDEPICENGFIFIEASLGLKKINIVRIHMEEDSGKSLHLLENDNRSYIDFNRSGAPLLEIVSGPDINSGDEAVAYLSSLREIFRYLELSDCSMENGSFRCDVNINLLINENGIEYKTPIAEIKNLNSFKSVKLAIEYEEARQREEWLLYRQTFESVGKHTRGFDDKRGITVLQRSKETVADYRYIKDPDLPLVKLDDVYIENIRTSDKLVELPFDTRIRLKEQYALSDFDIVTLATDKHLVKYFEDAAVGASEPKRVANWILSEVLGVLNERAISILEFDLPPSYVRELVELIVSGKISGKIAKEVFLEMLERNVSSAVVVSEKSLEQISDKSLIESVVLEVLNENPKSVELYRKGKSHALKFMMGQVMQKTSGKVNPVLTNEILMGKLRDV, translated from the coding sequence ATGGAATATAGATTACTCATTGGCTTAGAAGTCCATGTGCAATTAGGATTGCAGACAAAGGCTTTTTGTGCGTGCAGGAATGATTTTGGTGGGATTCCAAATTCTCGCACTTGCCCAACATGCCTTGGACTTCCTGGAGCATTACCTAGCGTGAATAAAGAACTGATTAATAGTGCAATTTTAGCTGGACATGCTACAAATTCTCGAATAAGAAATATTGTTAAGTTTGATAGAAAGCATTATTCTTATCCTGATTTGCCCAAGGGTTATCAGATATCTCAAAATGATGAACCCATTTGTGAGAATGGATTTATCTTTATTGAGGCTTCTTTGGGTTTGAAAAAAATTAATATTGTTAGAATACACATGGAAGAAGATTCTGGGAAGAGTTTACATTTACTTGAGAATGACAATCGAAGTTATATTGATTTCAATCGTTCAGGCGCACCATTACTAGAAATTGTCTCAGGTCCAGACATTAATAGTGGTGATGAAGCTGTGGCTTACTTAAGTTCTTTAAGGGAAATTTTTAGATATCTTGAGTTATCTGATTGTAGCATGGAAAATGGATCATTTCGTTGCGATGTTAACATTAATTTACTTATTAATGAGAATGGTATTGAATATAAGACTCCAATTGCTGAGATAAAGAATTTAAATTCTTTCAAATCCGTAAAATTGGCAATTGAATATGAAGAGGCGAGACAAAGAGAAGAATGGTTGCTTTATAGGCAAACTTTCGAAAGTGTAGGCAAACATACAAGAGGTTTTGATGATAAGCGGGGTATTACAGTGCTTCAAAGAAGCAAGGAAACAGTCGCAGATTATCGATATATTAAGGACCCCGATTTACCTTTAGTGAAGCTGGATGATGTATATATTGAAAACATAAGAACTAGTGATAAACTGGTAGAGTTACCTTTTGACACAAGAATTAGATTGAAAGAGCAATATGCTCTTAGTGATTTTGATATTGTTACTTTAGCTACTGATAAGCACTTGGTTAAATATTTTGAAGATGCAGCAGTAGGGGCAAGTGAGCCTAAGAGGGTAGCGAATTGGATATTATCTGAAGTGTTAGGTGTACTTAATGAGAGGGCAATAAGTATACTTGAGTTTGATTTACCGCCATCATATGTTAGAGAACTTGTTGAATTGATTGTTAGTGGCAAGATTAGTGGTAAGATTGCAAAAGAAGTATTTTTAGAAATGCTTGAGAGAAATGTTTCCTCTGCTGTCGTAGTTAGTGAGAAAAGTTTAGAACAGATAAGTGATAAATCTTTGATTGAATCAGTTGTGCTTGAAGTTTTAAATGAAAATCCTAAATCAGTTGAACTTTACAGAAAGGGTAAAAGTCATGCACTTAAGTTTATGATGGGGCAAGTTATGCAGAAAACTTCTGGCAAGGTTAATCCTGTTCTTACAAATGAGATTTTAATGGGCAAATTAAGGGATGTGTAG
- a CDS encoding ATP-dependent helicase: MDRVEAFLSSLNSGQRKIVLDGTKNPLLVLAGPGSGKTRVITAKIAHLIKVEKLRPEEILALTFTNKAASEMNERINHLFDFDKALHIQTFHSFGAWLLRLYFKKFDKNYDSNFTIWDTNDVVRFVKQIGLAPTIELAKEVSSLISKGKETSFLDDYFGLDEKTYKCIKTYEQEKSRNNAFDFSDLILKSALMLRESYDIRMRVQKRFKAILVDEYQDTNYAQFLFLKELYCQDMYFMVVGDEDQSIYSFRGARVENILEFEKTFNDVSKYYLVQNYRSSLSIVNVANAVISKNKNRYEKVITTENQKGNKIKFFVFQNPTEEAEYFSRFLIENRLETAVLYRFNYQSFQFEKSFLKQNIPYSVLGSIRFYEREEVKDVISLLRLFVNKKDRVSFLRVINKPARGIGKTSTDKVIGMLNDGDVNLDLILASKKVADSIKGKARDSLIAFLSLYDELGQRIQRDVYVNLSAFIRDVVIKFGLWDYYQKLDKDEKSRNIDELIGSGVEYSGSFEGLVIFLENSFLSPLMHGDSKSSVLLSSIHGVKGLEFDRVIISGLEKGLLPSEIEELTDERQEEERRLFYVAITRAKVELIITISLQRFFGGMLRNTAISGFFQDISKDAYDMIFVPEYLRDNFKYFFAHSSGKSFNIGDYITYNGENGVIIDKWYQNDESFIKISLRNGKKAILNSTYMRGLSKI, encoded by the coding sequence ATGGACAGGGTAGAAGCGTTCCTCTCTAGCTTGAATTCTGGTCAGAGAAAAATTGTTTTAGATGGTACTAAGAATCCTCTTCTCGTTCTTGCGGGTCCAGGTAGTGGTAAAACAAGGGTTATAACAGCTAAGATAGCTCATTTAATAAAGGTTGAAAAATTAAGACCAGAAGAGATCCTTGCTTTAACATTTACAAATAAAGCTGCAAGCGAGATGAATGAAAGGATAAATCATCTTTTTGATTTTGATAAGGCTTTACACATTCAAACTTTTCATTCTTTTGGTGCTTGGCTTTTAAGGCTTTATTTTAAAAAATTTGATAAGAATTATGATTCAAATTTTACAATCTGGGACACTAATGATGTTGTTAGATTTGTTAAGCAAATTGGACTTGCTCCAACCATTGAACTTGCAAAGGAGGTTTCGTCTTTAATAAGCAAGGGTAAAGAGACTAGCTTTTTAGATGATTATTTTGGTCTTGATGAAAAAACTTACAAGTGTATTAAAACTTACGAGCAAGAAAAATCTAGGAATAATGCTTTTGATTTTTCTGATCTTATCCTTAAGTCTGCTTTGATGTTGCGAGAGTCTTATGATATAAGGATGCGGGTTCAGAAGAGATTTAAGGCTATACTTGTGGATGAATATCAGGATACTAATTATGCACAGTTTTTATTTTTAAAAGAGCTTTATTGCCAAGATATGTATTTTATGGTAGTAGGAGATGAAGATCAGTCTATATATTCTTTTAGAGGTGCTAGGGTAGAAAATATTCTTGAATTTGAGAAGACATTTAATGATGTGTCTAAATATTATTTGGTACAAAATTATCGTTCTAGTTTAAGTATTGTAAATGTTGCAAATGCTGTTATTTCAAAAAACAAAAATCGATATGAGAAAGTAATAACTACAGAAAATCAGAAGGGCAATAAGATAAAATTTTTCGTTTTTCAGAATCCTACAGAAGAGGCTGAGTATTTTTCTCGCTTCCTTATTGAGAACAGACTTGAGACGGCAGTTCTTTATAGATTTAATTATCAATCTTTTCAGTTTGAAAAATCTTTCTTAAAACAAAATATCCCATATAGTGTGTTAGGTTCAATTAGATTTTATGAAAGGGAAGAGGTTAAGGATGTAATTTCTCTACTGAGACTTTTTGTAAATAAAAAAGATAGAGTTTCTTTCTTAAGGGTAATAAATAAACCTGCTAGGGGCATTGGGAAAACTAGTACAGATAAAGTAATTGGAATGCTAAATGATGGTGATGTTAATCTTGATTTAATTCTTGCGAGTAAAAAAGTTGCTGATAGTATTAAGGGTAAGGCAAGAGATTCTCTTATTGCTTTCTTGAGTCTTTATGATGAGCTAGGGCAAAGAATTCAAAGAGATGTTTATGTGAATTTATCTGCATTTATTAGAGATGTTGTAATTAAATTTGGACTTTGGGATTATTATCAAAAACTTGATAAGGATGAAAAATCTAGGAATATTGATGAACTTATTGGAAGTGGTGTTGAATATTCGGGTAGCTTTGAAGGGCTTGTAATATTTTTAGAAAATTCGTTTCTTTCGCCTTTAATGCACGGAGATTCTAAGTCTAGCGTACTTCTATCTTCAATTCATGGTGTTAAAGGTCTTGAGTTTGATAGAGTGATAATATCTGGACTTGAGAAGGGATTGTTGCCTTCTGAGATTGAAGAATTAACTGATGAGAGGCAGGAAGAGGAGAGAAGACTTTTTTATGTGGCTATTACTCGAGCTAAGGTAGAGCTTATTATTACAATTAGTTTGCAGAGATTTTTTGGAGGTATGCTCAGAAACACAGCTATTTCAGGGTTTTTTCAAGATATCAGCAAAGATGCTTATGATATGATTTTTGTTCCAGAATATTTAAGAGATAATTTTAAGTATTTTTTTGCCCATAGTTCTGGCAAGAGCTTTAATATTGGAGATTATATAACTTATAATGGAGAAAATGGGGTAATTATTGATAAATGGTATCAAAATGATGAGTCGTTTATTAAAATTAGTCTAAGGAATGGCAAGAAGGCTATTTTAAATTCAACCTATATGAGGGGGCTTTCTAAAATTTAG
- a CDS encoding helix-turn-helix domain-containing protein, producing the protein MEENDFVKFGDFLKKSRVDKGLTLEVIADEIKISVKYLKALEDSNIELFPNEVLAVGFLRTYSEYLDIDVWHMSSLFKEYKRRLNDSYIGIRIEEKNIGSNFASEGRFAGKNLGISKIDSSKIIKILVGIISLVVLAFVSLNFREIDSFLRKVFKAKHSARKAPEIHEILFDREAFWNDSLGDGDLLYLRYGDVVSKYRVSFINDDLVITNGLNNSRHIFKLGRSREIDFDDNIRVKMIYENYSYGNIKRAHVSLESVILNIEYVLETNLSNRFNILNWGFEVNGPRSRIVSEYPTLYSAQNVVKIDLIVDCLNDTFLRYSDESNLSGKSLFVSKGDPLNLSFRKSLILFLSRLSDVNIVLRGKDITSFLKSYEREVMAVQFFWLKTPVGFDLKVSEVY; encoded by the coding sequence ATGGAAGAAAATGATTTCGTTAAGTTTGGAGATTTTTTAAAAAAGTCTAGAGTTGACAAGGGTTTAACTCTAGAGGTTATAGCTGATGAGATTAAAATTTCTGTTAAATATCTTAAAGCCCTTGAAGATTCTAATATTGAATTGTTTCCAAATGAAGTTTTAGCTGTGGGGTTTTTAAGAACTTATAGCGAATATTTAGATATTGATGTTTGGCATATGTCATCTCTTTTTAAGGAATATAAGAGAAGACTTAATGATAGCTATATTGGAATTAGGATTGAGGAGAAAAATATTGGTTCAAATTTTGCAAGCGAAGGAAGATTTGCGGGTAAGAACTTAGGTATTTCTAAGATTGATTCTTCTAAAATAATTAAAATATTAGTAGGAATCATTAGTCTTGTAGTGCTAGCATTTGTGAGCTTAAATTTTAGGGAAATTGATAGCTTTTTAAGAAAAGTTTTTAAAGCAAAGCATTCTGCAAGGAAAGCTCCAGAAATTCATGAAATTCTTTTTGATAGGGAAGCTTTTTGGAATGATTCACTTGGAGATGGTGATTTGTTATATTTAAGGTATGGTGATGTTGTTTCGAAATATAGAGTTTCTTTTATAAATGATGATCTGGTTATTACAAATGGTTTAAACAATAGTAGGCATATTTTTAAATTGGGCAGATCTAGAGAAATAGATTTTGATGATAATATAAGAGTTAAGATGATTTACGAGAATTATTCTTATGGTAACATTAAGAGAGCCCATGTAAGTTTAGAATCTGTTATTTTAAATATTGAATATGTACTTGAAACCAATCTTTCTAATAGATTTAATATTTTAAATTGGGGATTTGAGGTTAATGGACCTAGGAGTAGAATAGTTAGCGAGTATCCTACTCTATATTCTGCTCAGAATGTTGTCAAAATTGATTTAATTGTTGATTGTTTGAACGATACATTTTTAAGATATTCTGATGAGAGTAATCTCTCTGGCAAGTCTTTATTTGTATCCAAAGGTGATCCTCTTAATTTAAGTTTTCGAAAGTCTTTAATATTATTTTTGTCAAGACTTTCTGATGTTAATATTGTTCTTCGAGGCAAAGATATTACTTCCTTTTTGAAAAGTTATGAAAGAGAGGTAATGGCAGTTCAGTTTTTTTGGTTAAAGACTCCTGTAGGATTTGATCTTAAGGTTTCTGAAGTTTATTAA
- the eno gene encoding phosphopyruvate hydratase: MGFHIYEIKARQIIDSRGNPTVEADVILEDGSLGRAAVPSGASTGINEAVELRDGDNSVYMGKGVLKAVENIINIISPELEGMNALNQVEIDRKMLELDGTSTKSKLGANAILAVSMATARAAAEYLGLKVYQYLGAYKANILPTPMCNIINGGAHSDNSVDFQEFMIMPIGAKTFSDAIRMVAEVFHTLKGILSKKGYATSVGDEGGFAPNLKSNEEACEVIMEAIKSAGYNPGTDISIALDPATSELYDPKTKKYVLRWSTKEELTADEMVEYWAKWVEKYPIISIEDGMAEEDWDGWKKLTDKLGDKVQLVGDDLFVTNTSFLKKGIEMDVANAILIKVNQIGTLTETFEAVEMAKKAGYTAIVSHRSGETEDTTIADLVVALGTGQIKTGSLSRTDRIAKYNQLLRIEEELGNIAEYHGSKVFYSIKNK, translated from the coding sequence ATGGGCTTTCATATTTATGAAATAAAAGCTAGGCAAATCATTGATTCTAGAGGAAATCCAACTGTTGAAGCAGATGTAATACTTGAAGATGGTTCTTTAGGTAGAGCAGCCGTCCCATCAGGTGCGTCAACAGGAATAAATGAAGCTGTTGAATTAAGAGATGGCGATAACTCTGTTTATATGGGGAAAGGAGTGCTCAAAGCAGTTGAAAATATAATAAACATCATCTCCCCAGAACTTGAAGGAATGAATGCTTTAAATCAAGTCGAAATTGACAGAAAAATGCTTGAACTTGACGGAACATCTACTAAATCAAAACTTGGTGCTAATGCTATTCTTGCAGTTTCAATGGCTACGGCCAGAGCGGCAGCTGAATATCTTGGACTTAAAGTCTACCAATATCTTGGTGCTTACAAAGCTAATATTTTACCCACACCTATGTGTAACATTATAAACGGCGGGGCTCATTCTGACAACTCTGTTGATTTTCAAGAATTTATGATAATGCCGATTGGAGCAAAAACTTTTAGCGATGCAATAAGAATGGTTGCTGAAGTTTTTCACACTCTCAAGGGTATTTTAAGCAAAAAGGGTTATGCAACATCTGTTGGTGATGAGGGTGGATTTGCACCAAATCTAAAGTCAAACGAAGAAGCTTGTGAAGTTATTATGGAGGCCATAAAGAGTGCAGGATATAACCCTGGTACAGATATCTCAATTGCTCTTGACCCAGCAACATCTGAACTCTATGATCCAAAGACAAAAAAATATGTACTTCGATGGTCAACCAAGGAAGAACTAACTGCTGATGAAATGGTTGAATATTGGGCAAAATGGGTAGAAAAATATCCTATCATATCAATTGAAGATGGAATGGCTGAAGAAGACTGGGATGGATGGAAAAAACTTACAGACAAGCTCGGAGATAAAGTGCAACTTGTTGGTGACGATTTATTTGTAACAAATACATCATTCCTTAAAAAGGGAATTGAAATGGACGTCGCAAACGCAATTCTCATCAAAGTAAATCAAATTGGTACATTGACTGAAACTTTTGAAGCTGTTGAAATGGCAAAAAAAGCAGGATACACTGCAATAGTTTCACATCGTTCAGGAGAGACAGAGGATACAACAATTGCTGATCTTGTTGTTGCACTTGGAACAGGCCAAATTAAGACAGGCTCTTTATCAAGGACAGATAGAATAGCTAAATACAACCAACTCTTAAGGATAGAAGAAGAATTGGGAAATATTGCCGAATACCATGGAAGTAAAGTTTTTTATTCTATTAAGAACAAATAA
- the rplM gene encoding 50S ribosomal protein L13 has translation MNRVTNNKTIWIKPKYIEKKWYVIDAADKVLGRIATEAVRILRGKHKPYYTPHQDLGDNVIIINASKIRLTGKKYSQKIYYRHSRYPGGLYSDTFRTLSERKPTAPLEIAVKGMLPKGPLGRELFRNLRVFAGSEHTLKAQTPCKLESHYREER, from the coding sequence ATGAATAGGGTAACGAATAATAAGACAATATGGATTAAGCCAAAGTATATAGAGAAAAAATGGTATGTAATTGATGCGGCTGATAAGGTCCTTGGTAGAATTGCTACAGAAGCTGTTAGAATTTTGAGAGGTAAACATAAACCTTATTATACACCACACCAAGATTTGGGTGATAATGTTATAATTATTAATGCTTCAAAGATTAGACTTACAGGTAAGAAATATTCTCAGAAAATTTATTATAGGCATTCGAGATATCCTGGGGGTCTTTATTCTGACACTTTTAGAACATTATCTGAGAGGAAGCCGACTGCACCCCTTGAAATAGCTGTTAAGGGTATGTTGCCAAAGGGGCCTTTGGGACGTGAGCTTTTTAGAAATCTTAGAGTTTTTGCTGGTTCTGAGCACACTCTTAAAGCTCAAACTCCTTGTAAATTAGAATCACATTATAGAGAGGAAAGATGA